The following are encoded together in the Nocardioides thalensis genome:
- a CDS encoding AAA family ATPase produces the protein MIVALLVSTGAAWESAALAALTAHPGVVVLKRCVDVDDLLATASAGQAQVAVLGAELSGLDATVVADLHGHGVRVLAVAADADVARTRAGHLGLDGVLEEDRVDVVADVVTGLMSDAPPTLPAPVATEAMADDGGPAGRVVAVWGPAGAPGRTTIAVALAAELARRRLTTVLLDADPYGGAVAQHLGVLDEVSGLLSAARLVAGGTLAERFPTVQRRLSDRLRLVTGLPRPDRWSEVRPGALAEIVDVARRDGQVVIDTGFSLEHDPAADFGARAQRNGLTLEALEVADDIVVVGSADPVGLARLARAVSDAHDVLAAPRLRVVVNRMRPTLGWREVDVAAMLDGFGSNVGVHFLPDDQAAVDRALVAGRTLLEGGESPLTRAVGALVDAMAGAPAAARSVRR, from the coding sequence ATGATCGTCGCGCTGCTCGTCTCGACCGGTGCCGCCTGGGAGTCCGCGGCGCTCGCCGCGCTGACGGCGCACCCCGGCGTCGTCGTGCTCAAGCGGTGCGTCGACGTCGACGACCTCCTCGCGACCGCGAGCGCCGGGCAGGCGCAGGTCGCGGTGCTCGGCGCTGAGCTCTCGGGGCTCGACGCGACGGTCGTCGCCGACCTGCACGGGCACGGGGTCCGCGTGCTCGCCGTCGCCGCCGACGCCGACGTCGCGCGGACCCGTGCCGGCCACCTGGGCCTGGACGGGGTTCTAGAGGAGGACCGGGTGGACGTCGTGGCCGACGTCGTCACCGGCCTGATGTCCGACGCGCCGCCGACCTTGCCAGCCCCGGTGGCCACCGAGGCGATGGCCGATGACGGCGGACCTGCTGGTCGGGTCGTCGCTGTCTGGGGACCCGCCGGTGCTCCCGGTCGTACGACGATCGCGGTCGCGCTCGCCGCAGAGCTCGCCCGGCGCCGGCTCACCACCGTGCTGCTCGACGCGGATCCCTACGGCGGTGCGGTCGCGCAGCACCTCGGTGTCCTCGACGAGGTGTCCGGCCTGCTGTCCGCCGCCCGGCTGGTCGCGGGCGGCACCCTCGCCGAGCGCTTCCCGACCGTGCAGCGGCGGCTGTCCGACCGGTTGCGCCTGGTCACCGGCCTGCCGCGCCCCGACCGCTGGTCGGAGGTCCGGCCCGGTGCGCTCGCCGAGATCGTCGACGTCGCCCGTCGCGACGGTCAGGTCGTCATCGACACCGGGTTCAGCCTCGAGCACGACCCGGCGGCCGACTTCGGTGCCCGCGCCCAGCGCAACGGCCTGACCCTCGAGGCGCTCGAGGTGGCCGACGACATCGTCGTCGTCGGCTCCGCCGACCCGGTCGGGCTGGCGCGGCTCGCCCGGGCGGTCAGCGACGCGCACGACGTCCTGGCCGCGCCCCGGCTGCGCGTCGTCGTCAACCGGATGCGGCCGACGCTGGGCTGGCGAGAGGTCGACGTCGCCGCGATGCTCGACGGCTTCGGCAGCAACGTCGGCGTGCACTTCCTTCCCGACGACCAGGCCGCCGTCGACCGGGCCCTGGTGGCCGGCCGCACCCTGCTCGAGGGCGGCGAGTCGCCGCTCACCCGCGCCGTCGGCGCGCTGGTGGACGCCATGGCGGGGGCGCCGGCCGCGGCGCGCAGCGTCAGGCGTTGA
- a CDS encoding flagellar biosynthesis protein FlgA, with amino-acid sequence MSRNLGTGTPLVPPATRTARSGWRDPRLWIGVVLVTASIALGARVFAAADDSVAVWAFAGDQGAGSPVDTDALVTTRVRFADPADLDLYFAASEPVPEGMVLRHGVGAGELLTRSAVGPADEQGTLQVSLAVEPHHMPPAVTTGSVVDVYADDRVRRGRGSGQQAGLVLDSVTVVDAPALEETFAVSGTRQVVVAVDADRAAEFQSVVGAMDDPVLSVHLEP; translated from the coding sequence GTGTCCAGGAATCTCGGGACGGGCACGCCCCTGGTGCCCCCGGCGACCCGCACCGCGAGGTCGGGCTGGCGCGACCCCCGCCTGTGGATCGGCGTGGTGCTGGTCACCGCGTCGATCGCGCTCGGCGCCCGCGTGTTCGCGGCGGCCGACGACTCGGTCGCGGTCTGGGCGTTCGCGGGAGACCAGGGCGCGGGCTCCCCGGTCGACACCGACGCGCTGGTGACCACGCGGGTCCGGTTCGCCGATCCCGCCGACCTCGACCTCTACTTCGCCGCGTCGGAGCCGGTGCCCGAGGGCATGGTCCTGCGGCACGGCGTCGGCGCGGGGGAGCTGCTGACCCGCTCGGCCGTCGGGCCGGCCGACGAGCAGGGCACGCTCCAGGTCTCGCTCGCCGTCGAGCCGCACCACATGCCGCCCGCGGTGACGACCGGCTCCGTCGTCGACGTCTACGCCGACGACCGCGTCCGGCGCGGCCGCGGCTCGGGCCAGCAGGCCGGGCTGGTGCTCGACTCGGTGACCGTGGTCGACGCGCCCGCCCTCGAGGAGACGTTCGCGGTCAGCGGCACCCGGCAGGTCGTGGTCGCCGTCGACGCCGACCGGGCCGCGGAGTTCCAGTCGGTCGTCGGGGCGATGGACGACCCGGTGCTGTCGGTCCACCTCGAGCCCTGA
- a CDS encoding helix-turn-helix transcriptional regulator, which produces MVEQSPRFLTLADVAEVLNTSTAQVYALVRRGELVAIKIGGRGQWRVEASKLEEYIQEQYTKARKFVEAHPYPESADEDAEV; this is translated from the coding sequence ATGGTCGAGCAGTCTCCCCGCTTCCTGACCCTGGCCGACGTTGCCGAAGTTCTCAACACCTCCACCGCCCAGGTCTATGCGCTGGTGCGCCGCGGCGAGCTCGTCGCGATCAAGATCGGCGGTCGCGGGCAGTGGCGGGTCGAAGCCTCCAAGCTGGAGGAGTACATCCAGGAGCAGTACACCAAGGCGCGCAAGTTCGTCGAGGCCCACCCGTACCCGGAGAGCGCCGACGAAGACGCAGAGGTCTAA
- a CDS encoding YcnI family protein — MHHRSIRRALLPTLAAGGIVVATAAAPASAHVTVTPDTTAAGSYAVLTFSVGHGCEGSPTTAIEIAMPEQVLQVTPTRNPSWDVEKVSEQLDEPVTDAHGNEVTERVAQVVYTARTPLADGYRDTFELSLQLPDAEGETLTFPVVQKCEQGETGWVETPAEGQDPEELERPAPALTVTAADGAGHGAETATEEEDTDSDGAGSSADAEGSDESGDSDGLAIAGLVAGIAGVVVGGAALVRSGRTSS, encoded by the coding sequence ATGCACCACCGCTCCATCCGCCGCGCCCTGCTGCCGACCCTCGCTGCCGGCGGCATCGTCGTCGCCACCGCGGCCGCCCCGGCCTCGGCCCACGTGACGGTCACTCCCGACACCACGGCGGCCGGCTCCTACGCCGTGCTCACGTTCAGCGTGGGCCACGGCTGCGAGGGCTCGCCGACCACCGCGATCGAGATCGCGATGCCCGAGCAGGTCCTCCAGGTCACGCCGACCCGCAACCCGTCGTGGGACGTCGAGAAGGTCTCCGAGCAGCTCGACGAGCCGGTGACCGACGCCCACGGCAACGAGGTCACCGAGCGCGTCGCCCAGGTCGTCTACACGGCCCGGACGCCGCTGGCGGACGGCTACCGCGACACGTTCGAGCTGTCCCTCCAGCTGCCCGACGCCGAGGGCGAGACGCTGACCTTCCCGGTCGTGCAGAAGTGCGAGCAGGGCGAGACCGGCTGGGTCGAGACCCCCGCCGAGGGGCAGGACCCCGAGGAGCTCGAGCGCCCCGCGCCCGCGCTGACCGTGACGGCAGCCGACGGCGCCGGTCACGGCGCCGAGACCGCGACCGAGGAGGAGGACACCGACTCCGACGGTGCAGGGTCCTCCGCGGACGCCGAGGGGTCCGACGAGTCCGGTGACTCGGACGGCCTGGCGATCGCCGGCCTGGTGGCCGGCATCGCAGGCGTCGTCGTCGGCGGCGCGGCGCTCGTCCGGAGCGGCCGCACGTCGTCCTGA
- a CDS encoding DUF6912 family protein yields MPRVYVPATLATLGEYVAAGRVPAATERVVAPADDEETEYAALMTAADLSAEAVSGDGRRVVITVETAGDGGGDLAWADVVAVHADTEPFTDPDDDLAWFATQEVGDLLAGAG; encoded by the coding sequence ATGCCGCGCGTCTACGTCCCCGCCACCCTTGCGACGCTGGGGGAGTACGTCGCCGCCGGCCGGGTGCCGGCCGCCACGGAGCGGGTGGTGGCGCCCGCGGACGACGAGGAGACCGAGTACGCCGCGCTGATGACCGCCGCCGACCTGTCGGCCGAGGCGGTGTCCGGTGACGGGCGCCGGGTCGTGATCACCGTAGAGACCGCGGGCGACGGCGGCGGCGACCTCGCCTGGGCCGACGTCGTCGCGGTGCACGCCGACACCGAGCCGTTCACGGACCCCGACGACGACCTCGCGTGGTTCGCCACCCAGGAGGTCGGCGACCTGCTGGCCGGGGCCGGCTGA
- a CDS encoding trypsin-like peptidase domain-containing protein, with amino-acid sequence MNDERDEHDETQPILPSEQSAEHQWPPPPPTSPPPAPPQTSPMPVGPPPSSAPGHAGEPAGSPRRSGWIWPAVAALSLVVGVIGGVAGAAGYSEWFDDDSDSTSAGPIGDGLDEEDVDQLPPLEDGGSVTQVAAKVLPSTVQIIAEFEDGTGATGSGFVLDRKGHIITNNHVVADADADGGTISIVDQEGQHHEAEVVGRSPVYDVAVLYADGATDLKPASLGRSERLRVGDPVVAIGSPLGLSATVTSGIVSALGRPVSTDGTEDQSSYINAVQTDAAINPGNSGGPLVDRRGQVVGVNSAIATNGGGTFNGEAGNIGVGFAIPVEQVVVTADQILKTGEAQYPIIGAQVVVGGTPDGEGAEIEEVVPDSPAEAAGLKKGDFITHVEGERVTDGIALIVMIRSHQPGEEIEFTVDRDGDERTVEVTLDGEVG; translated from the coding sequence GTGAACGACGAGCGCGACGAGCACGACGAGACCCAGCCGATCCTGCCCTCGGAGCAGTCGGCTGAGCACCAGTGGCCGCCGCCCCCGCCGACCTCCCCGCCGCCCGCACCTCCGCAGACCTCCCCGATGCCCGTCGGACCGCCCCCGTCGAGCGCGCCCGGGCACGCCGGGGAACCGGCCGGGTCCCCGCGCCGGTCCGGTTGGATCTGGCCCGCCGTGGCCGCGCTGTCGCTCGTCGTCGGCGTCATCGGCGGCGTCGCGGGCGCCGCCGGCTACTCCGAGTGGTTCGACGACGACTCGGACTCGACGTCCGCCGGCCCCATCGGCGACGGGCTCGACGAGGAGGACGTCGACCAGCTGCCGCCGCTCGAGGACGGCGGCTCGGTCACCCAGGTCGCGGCCAAGGTGCTGCCGAGCACCGTCCAGATCATCGCCGAGTTCGAGGACGGCACCGGCGCGACCGGGTCGGGCTTCGTGCTCGACCGCAAGGGCCACATCATCACCAACAACCACGTCGTGGCGGACGCCGACGCCGACGGCGGCACCATCTCGATCGTCGACCAGGAGGGCCAGCACCACGAGGCCGAGGTCGTCGGCCGCAGCCCGGTCTACGACGTCGCCGTGCTCTACGCCGACGGCGCCACCGACCTCAAGCCCGCCTCGCTGGGCCGCTCCGAGCGGCTCCGGGTCGGCGACCCCGTCGTCGCGATCGGCTCACCGCTCGGCCTGAGCGCGACCGTCACCTCGGGCATCGTCAGCGCGCTGGGCCGACCGGTCAGCACCGACGGCACCGAGGACCAGTCGTCGTACATCAACGCGGTGCAGACCGACGCGGCGATCAACCCGGGCAACTCCGGGGGCCCGCTCGTCGACCGCCGGGGCCAGGTCGTGGGGGTCAACTCGGCCATCGCGACCAACGGCGGCGGCACGTTCAACGGCGAGGCCGGCAACATCGGCGTCGGCTTCGCGATCCCGGTCGAGCAGGTCGTCGTGACCGCCGACCAGATCCTCAAGACCGGCGAGGCGCAGTACCCGATCATCGGCGCGCAGGTCGTCGTCGGCGGCACTCCCGACGGTGAGGGCGCCGAGATCGAGGAGGTCGTGCCGGACTCGCCCGCCGAGGCCGCCGGCCTGAAGAAGGGCGACTTCATCACGCACGTCGAGGGCGAGCGGGTCACCGACGGCATCGCCCTGATCGTGATGATCCGCAGCCACCAGCCGGGCGAGGAGATCGAGTTCACCGTCGACCGGGACGGCGACGAGCGGACCGTCGAGGTGACCCTCGACGGCGAGGTGGGTTAG
- the sigE gene encoding RNA polymerase sigma factor SigE, whose product MSEQAASEQTVPEVPDWQTIVEQHSDRVYRLALRLTGNRHDAEDLTQEVFVRVFRSLHTYTPGTFEGWLHRITTNLFLDQARRKQRIRFDALSDERAARLASTAAAPEAAYADRTFDDDVEAALAALPPDFRAAVVLCDIEGLSYEEIAEILGAKLGTVRSRIHRGRAMLRTALAHRAPGEGRTRYTGPRASLISGWRS is encoded by the coding sequence ATGAGCGAGCAGGCGGCGAGCGAGCAGACGGTGCCTGAGGTGCCCGACTGGCAGACGATCGTCGAGCAGCACTCCGACCGCGTCTACCGCCTCGCCCTGCGCCTGACCGGCAACCGCCACGACGCCGAGGACCTCACCCAGGAGGTCTTCGTGCGCGTGTTCCGCTCGCTGCACACCTACACGCCCGGCACGTTCGAGGGCTGGCTGCACCGGATCACCACCAACCTCTTCCTCGACCAGGCGCGTCGCAAGCAGCGCATCCGCTTCGACGCGCTCTCCGACGAGCGCGCGGCCAGGCTGGCCAGCACCGCGGCGGCGCCCGAGGCGGCGTACGCCGATCGCACGTTCGACGACGACGTCGAGGCCGCGCTGGCGGCGCTGCCGCCCGACTTCCGCGCTGCCGTCGTGCTCTGCGACATCGAGGGCCTCAGCTACGAGGAGATCGCCGAGATCCTCGGCGCCAAGCTCGGCACCGTGCGGTCCCGGATCCACCGCGGCCGCGCCATGCTGCGCACCGCCCTCGCGCACCGGGCCCCGGGCGAGGGCCGCACCCGCTACACCGGTCCGCGGGCCTCCCTGATCTCGGGGTGGCGCTCGTGA
- a CDS encoding wax ester/triacylglycerol synthase family O-acyltransferase: MDRVRPRDLAFLTDESPETPRHNATIEIFEGADSDGGGLDYQRLVSLIQDRIAFVPRYRQRVQPVPGRLANPVWVDDENFDLGFHVRRSALPRPGTSAQLLELVSRIVSRPLDRTRPLWEIYFVEGLQGGRVAILSKTHQALVDGVHTVDLGQLLLDASATPRELEADDWAPRQSPAPAKLVADALQETLTQPEAVLDTARGTSLALRRTAEERTRRARAFLGAVTGRRPKGGGVMSGPLSQQRRVVTVDTKLADYRKIRDTHGGTINDVILATIAGGLRAWLMTRAESLGGMRQVRAVVPVSVIDEELEATSLGSQIAAHFVDLPVGEPSPIVRLHQVSYSFQAHKDTGRSVAANRLAGIAGFAPTTFHAIGSRVAAEELRRGYHLSITNVPGPQAPLFAAGARMVASFPVPPLVAGHPLVIGVTSYDGGVYYGITADRDWVPDADLLGICLREALDELLDSSSSGRQRAPRGRRRTKKPADGAES, translated from the coding sequence GTGGACCGAGTGCGGCCGCGCGATCTGGCGTTCCTCACCGACGAGTCTCCCGAGACCCCGCGTCACAACGCGACGATCGAGATCTTCGAGGGTGCCGACTCCGACGGCGGCGGCCTCGACTACCAGCGCCTCGTCTCCCTGATCCAGGACCGGATCGCGTTCGTGCCGCGCTACCGCCAGCGGGTGCAGCCCGTGCCGGGACGGCTCGCGAACCCCGTGTGGGTCGACGACGAGAACTTCGACCTCGGGTTCCACGTGCGGCGCTCGGCGCTGCCACGGCCCGGCACGTCGGCCCAGCTGCTGGAGCTGGTCTCGCGCATCGTCTCGCGACCGCTCGACCGCACCCGCCCGCTGTGGGAGATCTACTTCGTCGAGGGCCTCCAGGGCGGCCGGGTCGCGATCCTGTCCAAGACCCACCAGGCGCTCGTCGACGGCGTGCACACCGTCGACCTCGGCCAGCTGCTGCTCGACGCGTCGGCGACGCCCCGCGAGCTCGAGGCCGACGACTGGGCGCCGCGCCAGTCGCCCGCGCCCGCGAAGCTCGTCGCCGACGCCCTCCAGGAGACGCTCACGCAGCCGGAGGCCGTGCTCGACACCGCCCGCGGCACGTCTCTCGCGCTGCGCCGTACGGCGGAGGAGCGCACCCGCCGGGCCCGCGCGTTCCTCGGCGCGGTGACCGGCCGCCGCCCCAAGGGCGGCGGGGTGATGAGCGGCCCGCTGTCCCAGCAGCGGCGGGTCGTCACCGTCGACACGAAGCTCGCCGACTACCGCAAGATCCGCGACACGCACGGCGGCACGATCAACGACGTCATCCTCGCGACGATCGCCGGCGGCCTCCGCGCCTGGCTGATGACGCGCGCCGAGTCGCTCGGCGGGATGCGCCAGGTGCGCGCGGTGGTGCCGGTCTCGGTCATCGACGAGGAGCTCGAGGCCACCTCTCTCGGCAGCCAGATCGCCGCGCACTTCGTCGACCTCCCCGTCGGCGAGCCGAGCCCGATCGTCCGGCTGCACCAGGTGTCGTACTCGTTCCAGGCCCACAAGGACACCGGGCGCAGCGTCGCCGCCAACCGGCTCGCCGGCATCGCCGGCTTCGCGCCGACGACGTTCCACGCGATCGGATCGCGGGTCGCGGCTGAGGAGCTGCGCCGCGGCTACCACCTCTCGATCACCAACGTCCCCGGGCCGCAGGCGCCGCTCTTCGCCGCCGGCGCCCGGATGGTGGCCAGCTTCCCGGTGCCGCCGCTGGTCGCCGGCCACCCGCTGGTCATCGGCGTGACGTCCTACGACGGCGGCGTCTACTACGGCATCACCGCCGATCGCGACTGGGTCCCCGACGCCGACCTCCTCGGCATCTGCCTGCGCGAGGCGCTCGACGAGCTGCTCGACTCCTCGTCCTCCGGCCGTCAGCGCGCGCCGCGCGGGCGACGCCGTACCAAGAAGCCCGCGGACGGCGCGGAGTCCTGA